GCCCCTTTCTCCTCAAGCCCGCTTCACGCGCGCCCGCTAGCCTGCCGGGCATGAACGTCCCCGCCATCCTCGCCCTCGCCGCCCTGAGCCTCGGGGCTGCCCAGGCCCAGACCGCGCCGGCCCAGCTCCTCCCGCCGGCCCCCCTGCTGCTGCCCCTCGACTCACGGCCCGCGACCCGCGTGCTGCCGGCCCTGATCGCCAATCTGCGCGGCCCAGACGGCATAGGTGCCCAGGCGGCTGTGGTTCCCGCCGCGCTGCTGGGCGACGCCACGCGCGGCGCGGACCCGGCGGCGCTCGCGGGGTGGCTCGCCGCGCAGCCCACGGACCGGCCGCTGGTCGCGGCCCTCGACGCACTGGCTTACGGAGGGCTGGTGCAGTCGCGCACGAGCACCCTGAGCGCCGAGCAGGCCCTGGCCCGGCTCGCGCCCATCCGCGAGTGGGCGGCGCGTACCGGACAGCCGGTGTACGCCTTCGTAACCCTGCCGCGCGAGCCCGACGCCACGGACCGCGCCCGTAACCTGGCCGTGGCCCGCGCGCTGGTGGGCTGGGCGCGCGAGGGCGTGTTCCGCGAGCTGCACGTGACCTGGGACGACGCTCTGCCCGGCAACCCGGCTCCGCAGGAGGGCGCGGCGCTGGCTGCGGACGCCCCTGCCAATGTGCGGGTGTACCCCGGCGCCGACGAGGTGCTCTCGATGCTGGTGGCCCGCGCCCGCGCGCCCCAGCCCGCCACGGTCCGCATCGAGTACAGCGACCCCGAGAAGGCGAAGACCGTGGTGCGCTACGAGGGCATCCCCCTGATCCAGAGCGCCGTCAACCATGCCGAGGCGAGCGGGTACACCGTCGCGCCGACGGGGGTCGCCGACCTGACGCTATACGTCTACAACGGCGGCGACCCCCGGCGGGCCGCGCTGCGGGTCAGCGCCCTGCTGCGCGCCGGGGCGGTGGCGGTGGCCGACGTGAATCAGGTTAACCTGGGCAACGTTCGGCTGTGGAGCGACCTCTCGACCCTGCGCCAGAACGCCAATCTGCGCGCGCTGGCGGCCTGGGGCACCCCCGGCAACAACCTGGGTACGGCGCTGGCCCACGCCAAGGTGGCCCTGCCCGCCGCCGGCGTGGCGGCCAACCCCGTGCGTCAGGACGCCCTGCTGGCCCGCGAGTATGCCAACGACGTGATCTACAGCGCCGAACTGCGCGCCGCGCTGCGTAAGGCCGTGCCCGAAGCAGCCCTAAATACTCCCCAGGCCCAGGACAAGCTGCTGAGTCTCGCGCGCGACTATTTTCCGCTGCGTCTGGGCGGCACGTACTCCCTCGAAGACGCCCGGCTGCCCTGGGGCCGCTCCTTCGAGTGGGACTTCGACCTTCAACCCCGCTGAGCTGGGCGGCTCAGTCCAGTCAGTGCTCGGTCGGGGGCTATGAAGGCGACAGGTCCAGAAAGACCCCCTGCGCCTTGGCCCGGTACATGCGCTCGTCGGCGCGGCGCAGCAGTTCGTCGAGGCCCTCGCCGGGCCGGCTGCCGACCAGGCCCAGGTTGACCTCGGTCGCCAGATCCGGGGGCAGCGCTGCCAGCGCCGCGCGCAGGGTATGGAGGCGCTGCCACTGTTCGCGGACCGGACCAGGCAGCAGGAGGGCGAATTCGTCGCCGCCCAGCCGGAACGCCTCGCCGCCGGGCTGGGCACAGTCGCGCAGCAGCTCGGCCACCTGACGGAGTACGGCGTCACCCGTGAGGTGCCCACGCTCGTCGTTGACGCGCTTGAAGTCCTGAAGGTCGAGCAGGGCCACGCTCAGCGGCCCACGATTCAAGGCCCGGTGCCCCTCCGGAAGAAAGCGCCGGCGGTTGCCCAGACCGGTCAGCTCATCGGTCATCGCCTCACGTTCCAGGCGTTCGCGCAGCGCGGCGTTGTCGAGCGCCACGCCCAGGTGGGCAGCGAAGACCTCCAGCAGTTCGAGGTCCTGCGGTGTGAAGGCGCCCGGACGGTAGCTCTGAACCGAGAGGACGCCGGCCATGTCGTCGCCGGGATGGCCCAGGGGCACGCCCATCCACGAGGCGGTCGGCGGCAGCAGCGAGGCCCGGTCGAGCCGGCGCAGGACCAGACCTTCGCGCGCCGCGTAGTTGGCGAGGTCGTTGGTGTAGCGCAGCCGACCTGTCCAGACCCGTTCAAGCAGGCCGTCGTCCTGGGGGGGCAGGGTCTTGTGGTGCAGGTGGTCGCCCTCACGGGTCAGGCAGTCCCATTGGCCTGCCTGACTCCGCAGGGCCAGAACGGTCACCGGCGCGACGAACAGCTGCCCCATATGCTGATGCACGGCGTCGAGCAGGTCGCGCCGGCGGGCGGTCCGCGCCAGGGTCAGGGTCAGGTCAACCAGGATCCGGTAGCGCAGCAGGGTAGCTTGTGTGCTGCCGTCCATCTGACCCCAGCCTACAGACAGGACAGGCCGGCCAGAAAGGGTCAGCTTGTTTCTTTGCCCTGTTCGGTGGGGGTCAGGCTGGGGGGAGTCGAGCCAGGGTACTGGGGGAGCCAGTTCCTGTGGCTGATCAGGAAGGAAGGCCGAACTAGGCAGCGCCCGCCGCTTCCCGGCGCCGCGCGGGCCACGCGCCGCTGAGGAGCAGGGCCGCGCCGACCACCAGCGCCGCGCCCACGAGCGCCAGCGGCGAGAGGCGTTCGGCGAAGAGCAGGGCGGCGAGCAGAGCCGCCACCACCGGCTCCAGGCTGGCGATCACGCTGGCGCGGGTGGCTTCCAGGCGCCGCAGCCCCGCGCTGTAGGCGAGGTAGGCCAGATACGTCGAGAACACGGCGATGGCTCCCAGGCTCAGCCACGCGCCGGGCGGCTTGGGGGAAAAATCGGTGAGGGGCAGCAGGCCCAGCGCGCCCACCGGCAGCGCCACGGCATACAGGGCGGCTGGGGCGTAGCGCCCGAAAAAGGCCTTGCCGTACAGGTAGTACAGGCTGTACGTGAAGCCGGCGCACAGGCCGAACGCCAGCGCGGCCGGCGTGGCGCGCACGCCCTGGCCGCCCCCCAGGCTGATCAGGGCGACGCCTAGCAGCGTGCCGACGACCGCCACACCTTCCCGCGCGCCCAGACGCTCACGCAAGAAGGCCCAGCCCATCAGCGCCACGAAGGCCGGAGCGGTGTACAGCAGCACACTGGCGAGGCTCGCGCCGCCCGCGCGCACCGCGAGCTGATAGGTGCCGTAGAACACGCTGACCCCGAGAAGCCCGAAGCCGGCGGTGATCCACAGGTCGCGTCCCCGGGGCAGGGCGGCGCGGGTCAGGGCGGCGTGCAGCGCGAACAGCCCGCCCCCCAGCACCGCCCGCCAGAAGGCGACCTCCAGCGGCTCCACGCCCGCGGCCTGCGCACTCTTGCCCAGGATTCCCAGCAGACCCCACAGCACGGCGGCGTATAGGATCAGCGCGGGAGCGGGCAGACTTCTCACGCGCCGCGTCGCCACAGCCACAGGGTCGCTGCGGCCGTCAGGATCAGGCCCAGGGCGCCCAGACCGGTCAGGATGAGGGGGCGGCGATCACGGACCTGCCCCTGGGAAGCCAGGATTCCGGTCTCGTAGGCCTGAAGGTCGCCGGCCGGAGCCAGCACATCCACCGGGACCGGAGCGCCCGCACGCGGGGCCTGAAGCAGTTCGGGGCCCGTGTCGGTGCCGGGCCGCAGCAGACCGTCGGGGGTCAGGGGCGAGAAGACGCTGCTCGTGACCCAGTAGGCGTACTCGCCTGGCGGCACCGCCGCGTCGATGATCAAGCTGGTGCCCAGGAGCCGCACGGTCGGGGCTGTGCGCCGGACCGGGATCTGTGAACCTTCCGGGACTTCATCCAGGGTCGTCCCGGCGCCGGAGACGCGCAGGTGATACTGCCAGACGCCTCCGCCGGCACGCAGATTCAGGCCGCTCAGCGTGTCCAGTCCGCCGCGTCCGGTCTTGACGAAGATGTCGGTCACGCCCGCCGAGAAGCCCGAGGGCAGGTCCCAGGGATTTTGCGCCGCGCCGTAATCGACCGTAAATCTCATTCCGCTTCCCTGCGCGTCAGCCTGAAACCGACGCAGGTCGAGGGCCTCGGCACTGATCGCTGGGCGGCTGGGCAAGATGTACCGGCCGTCCCCGCGCGAGTCGCCGGCCGGGTCGATCAGCGAGAAGAGGGCGGCGCTCAGCAACATCCAGGACACGCCGGAGAGTATATGACGGGGTACTACGGTGCCGAGCCTGCTGCGGCGGCGAACTAAAAAAGCGCCCCTAAGGGCGCGTGGCCTGGAAAGAGGTTTATTTGCTGAGTGTGCCTATGATGCTAAACATCGGCAGGAACATGCCGGCCACGATAGTGCCCACGATGCCCCCCAGGAATACGATCATGACGGGTTCCAGCGCGGCTGTTAGGCTGTCGACCGCCTCGTCCACCTCGCGGTCGTAGAAGTCGCCGATCTTGCCCAGCATGGTGTCGAGCGCGCCTGTCTCCTCGCCGATGGCGATCATCGAGACGACCATAGGCGGGAAGACCGAACTGGTTGCCAGGCTCGAACTCATCTGCTCGCCGACCGTCACCACGTTTTTGGCGTTCTCGATGGACTCTTCGACCACCGCGTTGTTGGCCGTGCCGCGCGTGATCTCCAGACTCTCAATGATATTCACGCCGCTGCCGATCAGCAGGCCGAAAGTGCGCGCGAAGGAGCTAATCGCGCTCTTTTGAATAAGTGTCCCAAATACGGGGAGACGGAGTTTGATGGTATCAATTACTTTGCGTCCCTGAGGACGACTGTAATACCAGCGATAGGCGAAGACTAGAGCAGCGATTCCAATCACCATAAAGAGGGTTGAATGTTGCAAAAAATCCGAAATTGCCATCAACATTCGTGTGATGAATGGGAGGGGTGCATTGAGCTGCGTGAGGATGCCGGCGAACTGCGGCACAATGGTCGTGAGCAGAAAGTAGGTGATGCCTAGCGCGAAGACGAGCACCACCACCGGGTAGGTCAGGGCGCTCTTGAGCTTGCCGTTCAGCGCAAGCTGCTTTTCCTGAAAGGCCGCGATGCGCTCCAACACGGCGTCCAGCGTGCCGCTCGTCTCGCCCGCGCGCACGAGATTGACGAACAGCCGGTTGAATACCCTGGGGTGCTGGGCGATGGCCTCGCTGAAGGGTGTGCCGGCCTCGACCTCGCCCCGGACCTTGCGCATGATGTCCTGAAAGCCTTTGTGCTCGATCTGCTTTTGCAGGATGCTCAGCGACTGCACTAGGGGGACCCCGGCGTTGATGAGGGTGGCGAGCTGCTTGCTGAACACAGCGACCTGCTTGAGCCCGGGGGGGCGGTCAGTCAGGCCCGGAATCTTGACGTCGGCGTTTACGCCGGTGCGTGGGGCCTTGACCTCGACGATCATCAGATTCTTGGCGCGCAGGGCGTCGCGCACCTGACCTATGGTCTCGGCCTCCATCTGGGATTTCAGGACCTTGCCACTCGTGTCCCGGACGCGATATTCGAAGACCGGCATGGGGCGAGTATAGTTTCGCCACGTTCACGCGCTTCTTACAGGTCACGTGAAGGGAAAGGCAGGCGGATGTGACGGCACAGCAGGCGCAGATGGCACGGGCGGCGGAGATTCTCGCGGCGGGGGGCGTGGTGGGGTATCCCACCGAGGCCGTCTGGGGTCTGGCGGCGCGCCCCGAATACGCGGCCGAGCTGCACCGCCGCAAGGGCCGTGAGCTGGGCAAGCCGGTCCAGGTCTCGTGCCCGGACGCGCCTTCCGCGCTGGCGTGGGCCTGGCCCTCGGCGGCCCTGGAGGCGCTCGCGGCGCTGTGGCCCGGTCCGCTGACCGTGGTGACGGCAGCGCTGCCCGCCTGCCCGCCCGATCTCGCGCCGGAGGGCCAGGTGGGTCTGCGCGTGCCCGACCACCCCCTCGCCCGCGCGCTGCTGCTCGCGGCCGGCCCGCTAGCGACCACCAGTCTCAACCCGGCGGGCCGTCCGGCCGCGCTCAGCCGGAGTGAGGCTGCCGGCTACGCTCTCGCCGATCTGCTGCTGGGTGAGGCCGGCGCCCCCGAGACCCCACCGGCGCCGGGGGGACTTGCCAGTACGGTCGTCGCTCTGCCCACCCGGCCGGGCGACCCTGCGCGGGTGCTGCGGGCTGGGGCACTCCCCACGGAGCAGGTGCGGGCCGTGCTGGCCGTCGTAGGACTGGCGCTGGAGGCCGCGCCGTGAGTACCCCTGATCGGGGTGCTCCGGCCGCGCAGGCCCTGATCGGGGCGACGCTGCTGGCGGCTGGGCGGCCCGTGACGCTCCCCGAGCTCTCGCGGGTGCTGGGGCTGGGTGAGGACGCCGCCGCACGGGCCATGACCACCTTCGCGGCGACTCTGGAGAAGGCCGCCCTGGGGTTCGTGATCGAAGCGGTCGCGGGCGGCTACCGGCTGGTGGTGCCCCCGACCCTCGCGCCGCATCTGTCCCCCGTCCTCGCGCCCCCGGCGCTGCCTGCCCTGAGCACCGCCGCCCTGGAGGTGCTGGCGGTCATCGCCTACCGGCAGCCGGTCACCCGCGCCGAGATCGAGGCGATGCGCGGCGCGAGCGCGGGCACGGTGATCACGTTGCAGGAGCGCGAACTCGTCAAGGTCATGGGGCGCAGCGCGGCGGTGGGCCAGCCCCTGCTCTACGGCACGACCGACCGCTTCCTGATGGAATTCGGCCTGACCGATCTGGCAGAATTGCCCCCCCTTGAGGGAGCCGACTTCGCCCATCTGCTGCGCGGCTGACCTTCTTGCTTCTCGGGCTCCCCCAGTCCTTCTCAGGGTCTTGCGCCCCGTCCCCGTCTGTGAGCAGACTGTGCAGCGCCGGGCAGTCACACTGGCCCCCCTCCGGAGAACCCCATGCCCAACACCACCCTGAACCTCGACCATTTCAACTTTCTGGAGCTGATGCAGCTTCTCGCGGCCGGCGGCAAGACCGGGGTGCTGTCGGTGACGCGCGACGCCGAGACCTTCGAGTGTGCGTTGGAGGCCGGGCGTGTGCGGGAGCTGAAGATGGGGGCGCGCCGGGGCAACCTCGCCCTGGTGGCGCTGCTCTCGGACCCGCGCGGGCAGTTCCACTTCGACGAGGGCCGCCGCGCCGCTGCCCCCAGTCTGGACGCCAGCATGGACGAGGTGGCGCTGGAGGCGCTCGCCGCGTTGCCCGAGCAGCCGCTGCCCTTCGACGGCCCCGGCAAGCTGGCGACCGAACGCCTCGACCAGATGACCTGGACGGTGACTGAGCGGCGCGTGCTCGACCGCATCGAGGCCCAGCAGCCGCTGGCCGAGGTGGCGCGTGACCCGGAAGCCCGGCGCCTCATCTCGCGGCTCGACCGCCTGGGGTTACTTAAGCCCCGCAAGTCGCGCACCGCCCGCCTGACGGTCACGCTGGCGCAGGGGGTGCGCGGCGTGGTGGTCGTCGACAGCTCCATCGTGCGGCGCTGGTCGGGAGACCTGGGCCGGCCCCCCGCACAGCTCGCCGTGCGCGACGACGCGGGCCAGACCTACACCTTCGCGCTGCGTATGGCCCCCGATCTGGGTAACCAGTTGCAGGTTCCCACCGAACTGCTCATGCGCACCGGGCTGCGCGCGGGCATGAGCGTACTCGTCAAGCCGCTGTAGGTGCGGCCGGCGGTCTGGAGGAGCCGCGCCGCCTCCCTGGTCCGCGCCGCTAGACTGGGGCGGTATGCCCGCGTTGCCCTCTGCCTCCGCCCTGGCCCGCGCCGTCACGCGCGGCGAGACGACCCCCCACCACCTCCTCGAGCAGGCGCAGTCGCGCGCCGAGGCGGCGCGCGACCTCAACGCCCTGGTCAGCCTCAACCCGCGCGCCGCCGAGCAGGCCGAGACCGCGCGCCGCCGCGTGGAGGCGGGCGAGACGCTGCCGCTGGCAGGCGTCCCGGTGATCGTCAAGGACAACATCAACGTGACCGGCACGGCCACGACCTGCGGCAGCCGCATCCTGGCGAACTATGTCAGCCCCTATACGGCGACCGCCGCCCAGCGCCTGCTCGACGCCGGGGCCGTCATCGTCGGCAAGGCCAACATGGACGAGTTCGCCATGGGGTCGAGTACCGAGAGCAGCGCCTCGGGGCCGACCCTCAATCCGTGGGACCGTGCGCGCGTGCCGGGGGGCAGCAGCGGCGGCAGCGCGGTCGCGGTCGCGGCGGGCCTGACCCCGGTCAGCCTGGGCAGCGACACGGGCGGCTCGGTGCGCCAGCCGGCGGCCCTGACCGGCGTGTACGGCCTCAAGCCCACCTACGGCCGGGTGTCGCGCTACGGGCTGGTGGCCTACGCGAGCAGTCTCGATCAGATCGGTCCCTTCGCCCGCAGCGCCGAGGACCTTGCCCTGCTGATGAACGTGATCACCGGGCATGACCCGCGCGACGCGACCAGTCTGAACGCTCCGCCTGCCTTCCTGGTGGGCACACCCGAGAACCTCCGCGGCCTACGGGTCGGCGTGATCCGCGAGAGCCTGAGCGGCAATACGCCGGGAGTCGAGGCGGCCCTGAGCGCCACCCTGGACGCCCTGCGCGGCGCGGGGGCCGTGGTGGGGGAAGTCTCGCTGCCCTCGCTGCGGCACGCCGTCGCGGCGTATTACCTCATCGCCATGCCCGAGGCGAGCAGCAACCTCGCGCGCTTTGACGGCATGGTCTACGGCGCGCGGGCGGCGGCCCCCGACGTGACCGGCAGCATGACCCTGACCCGCGAGCAGGGCTTCGGCCGCGAGGTGCAGCGCCGCATCATGATCGGCACCTACGCCCTGAGTAGCGGCTACTACGACGCCTACTACAGCAAGGCGATGCGGGTGCGCCAGCTGATCTCGGACGAATTCACCGCCGCGTTCGGAAACTACGACGTGCTCGTGACGCCCACCAGTCCCTTCCCGGCCTTCCGGCGCGGCGAGAAGACGAGCGATCCTCTGGCGATGTACGCCGCCGACGTGGACACGGTCGCGGTCAATCTCGCGGGGCTGCCCGCCCTGAGCGTGCCGGCCGGCTTCGAGACGGTGGACGGCGTGCGCCTGCCGGTCGGCGTACAGTTCATCGCGCCTGCGCTGCATGACGAGCGTCTGGTCGCCCTGGCAGGCGGGCTGGAAGGAACCGGCGCCGTGGCTCTGGAGCTTCCCGGCGGTTTCGGCGCGGCCTGACCTTCTTGGCGGGGGACGCAGGGGGGCGTGACCCACACCGCAGTTCTGTGACCGGTCTACTAATCCGAGTTGACCGGTCGGATTAGGACGTGTCAGACTTCCGGCCGCCCTGGCCCCTGTGACCGGGCCGGAACGAGCCAAGGAGACTTCTGATGCGTACCCGTCTGTTCAGCCTGCTGGTCGGCACTGCCCTGGGCACGGCCACGGCCGCCACGACCTACCCCGTCACCGTGATCCACAGCGCCGGCACCACGACCATCTCCAAAAAGCCCCTGCGCGTGGTGGCGCTCGGGCCGCACGCGCTCGACCTGCTGCTGTCGCTCGGCGTGCAGCCGGTGGGCTACGGCGAGGCGTCCACCTTCATCAAGACGCCGGCCTTCGGCTCGCCCATCCGCGACATCCGCAACCTGGGCAGCCGCGTGACCTCCAGCCCGGTGAACGTCGGCGACCGTTTCAACCCCAACCTGGAAATCCTGGCGTCTCTCAAGCCTGACCTGATCGTGGGAGAGGACTACGCCGCGCAGGTATATCCGCAGCTGAGCCGCGTCGCCCCGACCCTGCTGTTCAAGGGCATTGACCACAACGAGTGGCAGAAGACCCTGCCGCTGCTGGCCCGCGCCCTGAACCGCGAATCGGCTGCCGCGAACGTGCTGGCGACCTACACCAAGGGCATGCAGACCACGCGCGCGGTGCTGGCGCCCCGGTTCCGGGGGCAGAAGGTGCTCGTGGTCTGGACCGGCGGCGGTGAGGGCAAGAATACCTTCACCATCAGCGACCACAACGACTGGACGGGCGGCCTGCTGAGCGACTTGGGTCTGGGGGTCGTCGACGGCGAGAAACGCGACGCCGTGGTCAGTGTCGAGGGCCTGGTGGCACTTGATCCTGACGCCGTAATCGTGCTCGCTTCGGGTAGCAACACGCCTGCGCGGGCCCGAGCCGACTGGAACGCCGGCGCCCTGACCAGCCGCCTGCGCGCCACCCGCGCGGGGCAGGTGTATTTCCTCGACTATCACCTGTTCCGGCGCATCCGCGGTCCCATCGCGGCCCAGCTCATCGAGCGCCAGCTGCTGCGCGAGATGACCCGCAACTGAGCCGGCGGCTGGGTGGACTGGAGGTGCAGGCCGGGAGAGGACCTCAGACCGCAAGGTGAGAGGGCCGGTCAGCCCTGTTCTGGCCCGGCCCAGACCCGGACCACCTTGAGCCGCTCGCCGTCGCCGTCCACCACCGCCACGAGGTCGCCGCGCAGGGTCACGACCTGCCGCCCAGCGACCGGGTACGCGGGCCGTTTGCCTTGCCGCAGCTCGCGCGCCATCCGCTCGTCGGCCTCGATGACCGGAAAGTCCAGCGCGGCGAGGTCGCCTACGCCCACCGCCTCCGCGACGCCCTCCAGCGGCACCGTATCCGCGAGGTCGTAGCGGCCCGCGCGGGTGCGTACCAGCCCGCCCAGGTGCGCGGGCACACCCAGCGCCGCCCCCACGTCGCGTGCAAGCGAGCGCAGGTAGGTGCCGCTGCCGACCTCTGCCCGCACGAGCAGCGTTGGGAACTCACCGAGTGCCGGGGGCAGCGTGAAGGCGCGGCCGCCAGGATCGGGCGCCCAGCCGGCGGGGGTGGGGGAGAAGTGCTGCGGCGACGCCTGTGCGCTGGGGTACACGCCCAGCAGGTCGAGCGTATGAATCTCGACGCTGCGGGCGGGCAGGTCAAGTGCGCCCCCGGCCCGCGCCACGGTGTAGGCCCGCTGTCCACCGACCTGAAGGGCGCTGTACTGCGGCGGCACCTGCTCCTGCGGTCCCAGAAAGCCCGCCAGGACTTCACGCACCCGGTCCTCGGCAGGCAGGACCACGTCGGCCGTGTCCTCCACCGGTCCCTCGGCGTCCAGGGTAGGGGTGCCCGCGCCCAGCGAAATCCAGGCGAGGTAGGCCTTGCGGTCGCGTTCCATGAACTGCACGACCTTGGTGCTCTCGTCCACGCACAGCACCAGGACGCCGGTCGCCAGCGGGTCGAGGGTGCCGGTGTGGCCCACCCGCTTCGTGCCGCGCAGGCGCCGCGCGCGGGCGACCACGTCGTGCGAGGTGAGGTTCAGGGGCTTGTCCACGGCGATGACCGGCATACCGGGCCGATGCTAGCAGCCCGGCCCGGCGGCGCCACACTGCCGGCCGCCCCCAGTCTCTACACTGCGGGCGTGCTACGCGCTGCCTTCTGGCTTACGGCCCTCCTGTTCATTCCCATAGGCCTCTTTCTCTATTTTCTGCCTCCGTCCGTCGCTGGCCTGGTCGGCGTCTCGCCGCTGTGGCTCGCGCGCTTTTCGGGCGGTCTGCTGCTGGCCTGGGGGGCTTATCAGCTCGCCGCCAGCTTTGCGCCCGACCCCGTCAAGGTCGGTGGCCTCGTCGGCGGCAACCTGTTGAGTGTCGCCGCCCTGCTGCCGCCCACCCTGCGCGAAGGGTCGCTGCTCGCTCCGTCACTGCGCAGCGCACTTCTCGGACTGTGCGCCGTCCTGACC
The DNA window shown above is from Deinococcus sp. Leaf326 and carries:
- the gatA gene encoding Asp-tRNA(Asn)/Glu-tRNA(Gln) amidotransferase subunit GatA, whose translation is MPALPSASALARAVTRGETTPHHLLEQAQSRAEAARDLNALVSLNPRAAEQAETARRRVEAGETLPLAGVPVIVKDNINVTGTATTCGSRILANYVSPYTATAAQRLLDAGAVIVGKANMDEFAMGSSTESSASGPTLNPWDRARVPGGSSGGSAVAVAAGLTPVSLGSDTGGSVRQPAALTGVYGLKPTYGRVSRYGLVAYASSLDQIGPFARSAEDLALLMNVITGHDPRDATSLNAPPAFLVGTPENLRGLRVGVIRESLSGNTPGVEAALSATLDALRGAGAVVGEVSLPSLRHAVAAYYLIAMPEASSNLARFDGMVYGARAAAPDVTGSMTLTREQGFGREVQRRIMIGTYALSSGYYDAYYSKAMRVRQLISDEFTAAFGNYDVLVTPTSPFPAFRRGEKTSDPLAMYAADVDTVAVNLAGLPALSVPAGFETVDGVRLPVGVQFIAPALHDERLVALAGGLEGTGAVALELPGGFGAA
- a CDS encoding diguanylate cyclase encodes the protein MDGSTQATLLRYRILVDLTLTLARTARRRDLLDAVHQHMGQLFVAPVTVLALRSQAGQWDCLTREGDHLHHKTLPPQDDGLLERVWTGRLRYTNDLANYAAREGLVLRRLDRASLLPPTASWMGVPLGHPGDDMAGVLSVQSYRPGAFTPQDLELLEVFAAHLGVALDNAALRERLEREAMTDELTGLGNRRRFLPEGHRALNRGPLSVALLDLQDFKRVNDERGHLTGDAVLRQVAELLRDCAQPGGEAFRLGGDEFALLLPGPVREQWQRLHTLRAALAALPPDLATEVNLGLVGSRPGEGLDELLRRADERMYRAKAQGVFLDLSPS
- the scpB gene encoding SMC-Scp complex subunit ScpB — its product is MSTPDRGAPAAQALIGATLLAAGRPVTLPELSRVLGLGEDAAARAMTTFAATLEKAALGFVIEAVAGGYRLVVPPTLAPHLSPVLAPPALPALSTAALEVLAVIAYRQPVTRAEIEAMRGASAGTVITLQERELVKVMGRSAAVGQPLLYGTTDRFLMEFGLTDLAELPPLEGADFAHLLRG
- a CDS encoding glucodextranase DOMON-like domain-containing protein, whose amino-acid sequence is MLLSAALFSLIDPAGDSRGDGRYILPSRPAISAEALDLRRFQADAQGSGMRFTVDYGAAQNPWDLPSGFSAGVTDIFVKTGRGGLDTLSGLNLRAGGGVWQYHLRVSGAGTTLDEVPEGSQIPVRRTAPTVRLLGTSLIIDAAVPPGEYAYWVTSSVFSPLTPDGLLRPGTDTGPELLQAPRAGAPVPVDVLAPAGDLQAYETGILASQGQVRDRRPLILTGLGALGLILTAAATLWLWRRGA
- a CDS encoding L-threonylcarbamoyladenylate synthase encodes the protein MTAQQAQMARAAEILAAGGVVGYPTEAVWGLAARPEYAAELHRRKGRELGKPVQVSCPDAPSALAWAWPSAALEALAALWPGPLTVVTAALPACPPDLAPEGQVGLRVPDHPLARALLLAAGPLATTSLNPAGRPAALSRSEAAGYALADLLLGEAGAPETPPAPGGLASTVVALPTRPGDPARVLRAGALPTEQVRAVLAVVGLALEAAP
- a CDS encoding type II secretion system F family protein — protein: MPVFEYRVRDTSGKVLKSQMEAETIGQVRDALRAKNLMIVEVKAPRTGVNADVKIPGLTDRPPGLKQVAVFSKQLATLINAGVPLVQSLSILQKQIEHKGFQDIMRKVRGEVEAGTPFSEAIAQHPRVFNRLFVNLVRAGETSGTLDAVLERIAAFQEKQLALNGKLKSALTYPVVVLVFALGITYFLLTTIVPQFAGILTQLNAPLPFITRMLMAISDFLQHSTLFMVIGIAALVFAYRWYYSRPQGRKVIDTIKLRLPVFGTLIQKSAISSFARTFGLLIGSGVNIIESLEITRGTANNAVVEESIENAKNVVTVGEQMSSSLATSSVFPPMVVSMIAIGEETGALDTMLGKIGDFYDREVDEAVDSLTAALEPVMIVFLGGIVGTIVAGMFLPMFSIIGTLSK
- the truB gene encoding tRNA pseudouridine(55) synthase TruB, producing the protein MPVIAVDKPLNLTSHDVVARARRLRGTKRVGHTGTLDPLATGVLVLCVDESTKVVQFMERDRKAYLAWISLGAGTPTLDAEGPVEDTADVVLPAEDRVREVLAGFLGPQEQVPPQYSALQVGGQRAYTVARAGGALDLPARSVEIHTLDLLGVYPSAQASPQHFSPTPAGWAPDPGGRAFTLPPALGEFPTLLVRAEVGSGTYLRSLARDVGAALGVPAHLGGLVRTRAGRYDLADTVPLEGVAEAVGVGDLAALDFPVIEADERMARELRQGKRPAYPVAGRQVVTLRGDLVAVVDGDGERLKVVRVWAGPEQG
- a CDS encoding DUF4127 family protein; this translates as MNVPAILALAALSLGAAQAQTAPAQLLPPAPLLLPLDSRPATRVLPALIANLRGPDGIGAQAAVVPAALLGDATRGADPAALAGWLAAQPTDRPLVAALDALAYGGLVQSRTSTLSAEQALARLAPIREWAARTGQPVYAFVTLPREPDATDRARNLAVARALVGWAREGVFRELHVTWDDALPGNPAPQEGAALAADAPANVRVYPGADEVLSMLVARARAPQPATVRIEYSDPEKAKTVVRYEGIPLIQSAVNHAEASGYTVAPTGVADLTLYVYNGGDPRRAALRVSALLRAGAVAVADVNQVNLGNVRLWSDLSTLRQNANLRALAAWGTPGNNLGTALAHAKVALPAAGVAANPVRQDALLAREYANDVIYSAELRAALRKAVPEAALNTPQAQDKLLSLARDYFPLRLGGTYSLEDARLPWGRSFEWDFDLQPR
- a CDS encoding DUF4388 domain-containing protein, whose product is MPNTTLNLDHFNFLELMQLLAAGGKTGVLSVTRDAETFECALEAGRVRELKMGARRGNLALVALLSDPRGQFHFDEGRRAAAPSLDASMDEVALEALAALPEQPLPFDGPGKLATERLDQMTWTVTERRVLDRIEAQQPLAEVARDPEARRLISRLDRLGLLKPRKSRTARLTVTLAQGVRGVVVVDSSIVRRWSGDLGRPPAQLAVRDDAGQTYTFALRMAPDLGNQLQVPTELLMRTGLRAGMSVLVKPL
- a CDS encoding DMT family transporter; this encodes MATRRVRSLPAPALILYAAVLWGLLGILGKSAQAAGVEPLEVAFWRAVLGGGLFALHAALTRAALPRGRDLWITAGFGLLGVSVFYGTYQLAVRAGGASLASVLLYTAPAFVALMGWAFLRERLGAREGVAVVGTLLGVALISLGGGQGVRATPAALAFGLCAGFTYSLYYLYGKAFFGRYAPAALYAVALPVGALGLLPLTDFSPKPPGAWLSLGAIAVFSTYLAYLAYSAGLRRLEATRASVIASLEPVVAALLAALLFAERLSPLALVGAALVVGAALLLSGAWPARRREAAGAA
- a CDS encoding iron-siderophore ABC transporter substrate-binding protein; the encoded protein is MRTRLFSLLVGTALGTATAATTYPVTVIHSAGTTTISKKPLRVVALGPHALDLLLSLGVQPVGYGEASTFIKTPAFGSPIRDIRNLGSRVTSSPVNVGDRFNPNLEILASLKPDLIVGEDYAAQVYPQLSRVAPTLLFKGIDHNEWQKTLPLLARALNRESAAANVLATYTKGMQTTRAVLAPRFRGQKVLVVWTGGGEGKNTFTISDHNDWTGGLLSDLGLGVVDGEKRDAVVSVEGLVALDPDAVIVLASGSNTPARARADWNAGALTSRLRATRAGQVYFLDYHLFRRIRGPIAAQLIERQLLREMTRN